Proteins from a single region of Lepus europaeus isolate LE1 chromosome 4, mLepTim1.pri, whole genome shotgun sequence:
- the LOC133758520 gene encoding small ribosomal subunit protein mS33-like produces MGEEGQVQILLLLAAQEMSSLSEYALHMTRLSARLFGEVARPTDSRSMKVVKLFSEQPLAKRQESYDWYPNHNTYFALMGILHFHGLYRDEHQDFKEEQVRLKKLRGKGKPRKGEGKRATKK; encoded by the coding sequence ATGGGTGAGGAAGGTCAGGTCCAGATACTCTTGCTCCTTGCTGCCCAAGAAATGTCTTCGCTTTCAGAATATGCTTTGCACATGACTCGGCTGAGTGCCCGGCTGTTTGGAGAAGTTGCCAGGCCCACTGACTCCAGGTCTATGAAAGTGGTGAAACTGTTCAGTGAGCAGCCGCTGGCCAAGAGGCAGGAGAGTTACGACTGGTATCCCAATCACAACACGTACTTTGCGCTCATGGGGATCCTCCATTTTCATGGCCTCTACAGAGATGAGCACCAAGATTTTAAGGAGGAGCAAGTACGTCTGAAGAAGCTTCGTGGAAAGGGGAAACCcaggaaaggagaagggaagagagccaCAAAGAAGTAG